One region of Cyanobium sp. M30B3 genomic DNA includes:
- a CDS encoding type II secretion system protein, producing the protein MTSRLQAKLLAQRALFQRLQSSKKRSKLQAGFTLVELLIVIVIVGILSAIAIPNFVAQRDRAYVATAQTWAASEARKCAASLLASGGDGDFTATAAPADLPASVVPTFEACADEAEWTVTAGGTTTTYTALETGVVDTTEAPAGG; encoded by the coding sequence ATGACCTCCCGTCTCCAGGCCAAGCTGCTGGCCCAGCGCGCCCTCTTCCAGCGCCTGCAGAGCAGCAAGAAGCGCAGCAAGCTGCAGGCCGGCTTCACGCTGGTGGAACTGCTGATTGTGATTGTGATCGTGGGCATTCTTAGCGCGATTGCAATTCCCAACTTTGTTGCTCAACGGGATAGAGCTTATGTTGCAACTGCTCAGACATGGGCCGCAAGTGAGGCCAGAAAGTGCGCCGCTTCCCTTCTTGCTTCCGGAGGCGATGGCGATTTCACTGCAACAGCTGCACCAGCCGATCTCCCGGCTTCCGTAGTCCCAACTTTTGAAGCTTGCGCAGACGAGGCCGAGTGGACAGTCACGGCCGGAGGCACAACCACTACCTACACGGCACTCGAAACTGGCGTTGTTGATACAACTGAAGCTCCTGCTGGCGGCTGA
- a CDS encoding HAMP domain-containing histidine kinase, which yields MRLSPLRLWLQSTSLLAVLAGYSLLLLVNQRIAAFDRVAAHRQTAEQLAAELERRASGSAQLQPLLVSSLLPNLRLSMLPAAAEPMDAQPLRSGDQQWLLSQLPLQLADGSRAGLLVEEDVSASVRREWFNFWLLLAAAGVSSLLTSALLRLVLRRGLVLPLRQFTAQLSAAAVPPEAADAIAVADQPEELQPIAIAYNHLHGRLVDSWERQRAFVDGVAHELRTPITLISGHVQALQRRGPQPPALQLIQQEAERMGTLVSDLLDLARNDSGRLHLRCRPLHADDVLLELHERLAAQAAGRLQLQLAATPEPPVAHADPHRLQQCLTALVDNALLYSDGPVVLTASSGPAGELVLHVIDRGPGVLPSEREAIFGRFVRGRTGLASPHRGSGIGLSVVRLLIEAMGGRVLVADAPGGGADFQLVLAGGATRENTEAVGGSTGVL from the coding sequence GTGCGCCTCTCGCCCCTGCGTCTCTGGTTGCAGAGCACCTCCCTGCTGGCGGTGCTGGCCGGCTACAGCCTGCTGCTGCTGGTGAACCAGCGCATCGCCGCCTTCGACCGCGTCGCCGCCCACCGCCAAACCGCAGAGCAGCTCGCCGCTGAACTCGAGCGCCGCGCCAGCGGCAGCGCCCAGTTGCAGCCCCTGCTCGTCTCCTCCCTGCTGCCCAACCTGCGCCTCAGCATGCTGCCTGCCGCCGCGGAGCCCATGGATGCCCAGCCGCTGCGGAGTGGTGATCAGCAGTGGCTGCTCAGCCAGCTGCCGCTGCAGCTGGCCGATGGCAGCCGCGCCGGCCTGCTGGTGGAGGAGGACGTGTCCGCATCGGTGCGCCGCGAGTGGTTCAACTTCTGGCTGCTGCTGGCCGCCGCCGGGGTGTCCAGCCTGCTCACCAGTGCCCTGCTGCGCCTTGTGTTGCGCCGCGGCCTGGTGCTGCCCCTGCGCCAGTTCACCGCCCAGCTCAGTGCCGCCGCCGTGCCGCCCGAGGCCGCCGATGCCATCGCCGTGGCCGATCAGCCCGAGGAGCTGCAGCCGATCGCCATCGCCTACAACCATCTCCACGGCCGGCTGGTGGACTCCTGGGAGCGGCAGCGGGCCTTCGTGGATGGCGTGGCCCACGAACTGCGCACGCCGATCACCCTGATCTCCGGCCACGTGCAAGCCCTGCAGCGCCGCGGCCCCCAGCCGCCCGCCCTGCAGCTGATCCAGCAGGAGGCCGAGCGCATGGGCACGTTGGTGAGCGACCTGCTCGACCTGGCCCGCAACGATTCCGGCCGGCTGCACCTGCGCTGCCGCCCCCTCCATGCCGACGACGTGCTGCTCGAACTGCACGAGCGCCTCGCCGCCCAGGCCGCCGGCCGCCTGCAGCTCCAGCTGGCCGCCACCCCCGAGCCGCCCGTCGCCCACGCCGACCCCCACCGCCTGCAGCAGTGCCTCACCGCCCTGGTGGACAACGCCCTGCTCTACAGCGACGGGCCGGTGGTCCTCACGGCCAGCAGCGGCCCAGCCGGTGAGCTGGTGCTGCACGTGATCGACCGCGGCCCCGGCGTGCTGCCATCCGAGCGCGAGGCGATCTTCGGGCGGTTCGTGCGCGGCCGCACCGGCCTGGCCAGCCCCCACCGCGGCAGCGGCATCGGCCTCTCGGTGGTGCGTCTGCTGATCGAGGCCATGGGCGGCCGGGTGTTGGTGGCTGATGCCCCCGGTGGCGGGGCTGACTTTCAGTTGGTGTTGGCGGGTGGGGCAACTCGTGAAAATACGGAAGCCGTGGGCGGCAGTACGGGCGTACTATGA